CCAGAATACAGAGTCAAGCAGCTGCATCTGCAATTCCTTCCTCCACAATCTGTCCATGCGTGATgcaactactgctgctgttagctcTAGTCTAGGAATGGTAATCGGTTTTAAGGGAGCCACCCTTGCTTTTCCCATAATAAGGACACTACATGGCTGTGCAGTTGTATTGCGCAAAAGCAAGTAGGTGACTGTCCCATAACCCACCTCACTTGCATCTGAAAAATGATGTAATTGGGCAGAGGCCACAGTTCCAAAATCCACAGGCTTAAAACATCTGCTAATCTTGAAATTTTCCAGCAGGTGGAGATCCTGTATccattttgtccactccattgcAATGGATGCAGGTATTGTGTCATCCCATCCATGGCCTTTCCTACATAGATCTTGCAAAATGAGTTTGGCCTTTAGCACCACTGGCACCAACACTCCAAGTGGGTCATAAATAGAGCTGAGCACAGACAGGATCCCTCTACGAGTCAAAGGTCGATCTTGAACCTTTATCTTGAACTTAAAAGTATCAGACTGAACACACCACTGTACTCCTAGTGCCCTCTCAACAGGGAGTGTGTCATAGTTCAAATCCAGCTCTTTCACTTCTTTTGCCCTCTCTCCTTCAGGTATAGCAGCCAGCACCTTCCGACTGTTGCTTATCCACTTCTTCAGCTGAAAGCCTCCTCTGGCACAAATGGCTCGTAGATCACGATAGAGAGCTACAGCTTGAGACTCAGAAGGCACTGAAGCAAGACAATCATCCACATAAAAATTGTTCATGATGGTATCCACTATTTGCGGACTAAAGGAGTCCTTATTGTCTTCTGCACACCTTCGAAGAGCAAAGTTTGCACAACTTGGTGAGGAAGTCGCTCCAAAGAGATGGACAAGCATCCTGTACTCTTCTAAGGGTTGAGAGAAATCCCCACCAGGCCACCAGAGGAACCTTAGCAGGTTGGAATCTTTAGCTGGCACCCGCACCTGATGATACATGGCCTCAATATCTGCCATCAACACAACAGGTTCCTTTCTGAACCTGGTTATGACTCCAATCAAAGAGCTAGTCAGATCAGGTCCTTGCAGCAGTTGTGCATTCAATGATGTGCCTTGAAATGATGCAGCACAGTCAAACACCACTCTGATCTTCTTCTTTGTTGGGTGGTATACACCATGATGCGGTATGTACCATATGTTGCCACGACTGTATAGAAGATCTCTGGCAGGCACCTTTTCAGCATAAccacaggaaatgacatcttGCACGAAGTTAGCATAGTCTGCatgaaatgcatcatttttctcAAACCTCCTTTTTAAACTCAGAATACGTTGTTCTGCTAGCTTGCGGTTATCAGGCATGCACACATCTCTTTTCTTTAGAGGTAATGCAATGCTATAGTGGCCATCTTCTAGCTTAATGGAGCTTTCAACCATTTCCATAAACTGACAATCTTCTCTTGACAGACCCAGCTGTTCATCCTGTATGCATTCTGGAAAGTCCAGTTGAAATTGCTGCTGCCACAACTCATCCAATCTCACAACTGAGATACGATTAGCAGTGATGCTAAGTTGTTCACAGTCAGCTCCACCAGTGCCCAACGGCCCATTAACAGTCCATCCCAAAATAGTCTGGATTGCATATGGTCCTCCATTCTCACTTGGAATCACCTTTGTGGGCTCAAGAGCTCTAGGTACATTCAAGCCGATCAAAAGTTCAACACCTGAATCAATTTCAGGAAGATTTACTTCATGCAAGTGTGGCCATCTGACCAGATCCTGCTGTCGTGGTATATTTCTCTCACTCACAGGCATCCTTTGCTGTGTAAAAATATCTGGCAAATCACAGTAAAGACCACTGTCCAGGCCAGCTATCTCCAGATCTGATACGATGCAACTTAGCACAATATTTTCATGACCCATAGTGCGTAACAGAATCCTGGTTCCTCTTCCTGAGATACCCAGCCGATTCATCAGACTGGTGGTACAGAATGAGGCTGAACTCCCTTGGTCCAGAAAGGCATAAGTCTCCACAATGTTTTGGCCTTTCTTAGACTTGACTTTAACTGGAACAATAGAGAGTTTACAATCCTGCTCACCGGCCCCAGTAAGACCACTAGTCTGTACTGCAACGAAAGCACTGCCCACTGCTGCGTTGGTATGAGCTGCAACTATCTGATTCTTCTCATTTTCCTTGTCCTTCGGGTGAATATGAAGCATGCTAGGATGTCTGGATCCACATATTTTACATGACAGTCGCCTCCTGCAGTCCTTACTCATGTGCCCTATGCACAAACAGCCAAAACAAATTCCATGCTCCTTCAGGAAGGCAATCTTGTCATTATGTGCTTTCTTTTCCAATAGAGAGCACAACTCCAGTGCATGTTCACCCTTGCAGTACAGGCAAACCCCTTTATCCAGTagacttcctccctttctcttatGGGTCTTTTCATCCACAGAAGTGGCTGTAGTTGCAAAGctacttccttttttgtggCTATAGTTTTGACAATTCTCCCTTTTGCCACTTTTGCTTTGCACTAATTTTGGAGTATCTTGTATATTACCAAACACAGGGTCAGCTGTAATTTTCACCTGACGTTCAACAAAATCCACAATATCAGGGAAAGTAGCTCTGTGATGACTTCTTTCATGTATATCACAAGCCACCGTTCTCCATTTATCTCTTAACTTGTATGGCAACTTTTTTACTATTGTCAGCATATTTGCCGGCATATTGAGCTCAGACATGTACTGTATCTCATCCATTGCATTGCAACATCCTCTTAGAAAAAGTCCATAAGCTTGAAGAGCTTTGATATCCTCTGCTTTAATCACTGGCCATGAAAGTGCTTTGTCCATATAAGCTGATGCAATCCTTTGTTCATTTCCAAAATGTTCTTCCAACAAAGACTTTGCTTTGTAATATCCTCTATCTGCAGCCATTTGTTGACAGCTTCTCACCAGCTCTCTTGGCTGACCCCTGGTGTATTGCACCAAGAAGTGCAGGCAATCTCTTGCATCGCTTGTCTTCTCTTCTACATTGTGCTCAAAGGCTCTCATAAAGGCATGATACAGTAGAGGATCTCCATCAAACACTTGAATCTCCCGATTTGGCAAAGATGAGAGACTTTGTTGCTGCACCAACATTGCAGTTATCTCATTTTGCCTTGTCATTATAGATACCAAATTGTTGTCATCACCTGTGGCCATTATAGGAGCCTGTGTACTGCTTTGCTGAGACATTGAGAAATTTGGCTGTGCATTATGAACCACCCCGAGCTTGGTCTGTCTCTGCTGGTGTATTTGAGACTTAATATTCTCAGGTCGTTTCATTTCCATTGATTTGGTCACATAAGACTGAGGAACACTTCTGACTGAGACTGGATTCCCATGATCTTCTTGGCCATGAGGCACAAATGAATCAGCATCAGCTTTAAGAACAGTGTGGAGTCCTCTCTCCATGTAGGATTGCATACCATCAGATTTATTTGATGTGCCACCTTTCACACTACTTGAGGCTCTTAAGACATCCACCTTAGCCTTTGATGCGGCTATCTCCACTTCAAGCGCAAGtcgctccttcctttttcttatttcctcctcttGTTTTTCCAGGTCATGTTTTTCCTGAAGTAATCTTTGACGAGCAAGAAGAGCAGCCATGTCAGCCTCTGCTTTAACACGGGCAGAGGAAGTTGAGGTGCGTGAAGTTTGAGATTTTGAACCATGCTTTTTGCTGCTTACATTTGAGATGCTGTCACCAGGCTTAATTTCATCCTGTGTCGGTCCAGGCAAAGCATCATGTTGCTCATCTGAATGAAGTTTATTATTAAGATGTATCTCATCCAACACCACGCTTGGAAGAGTTTCAAAATCTGTATTAGGCAGTTCTCCCAAGCTTTCTTGTCTTGAGACCAGCCTGTCACTTTCAGATAGCCATTGTTCCACATCCATAATAAACCCttgattatatttattgatgCTTGTGATCCACTCGTTTTGTTTATGCTGCTCCTCCTGAGGTATTAAAGGCATCAGTGACTCGTGCAGTGCCATTGCATCCTCCCGCAACTGCACCAAAACCCCCAGCTGATTTTGTACTTGTGTAGCATTGTCGTCATTTTCCATCAGCCTTTTCAATGCTGCGATTACACTTTTAATTTTGTTCACTATGGATTGGCGATCTTTATGAAGTCTCTCAATTTTACATGCCAAGCCCTTTTCAGAGAGAGTGActtttcttttgacttttccGTCATTTACTGTCGAACCAGCATTTGATCCACTCATATTGACATCAATCAACAACAGTGCGCATCcgttaaaacatcagaaaacatgcGGCACAATCCACCTCCACATAAATCCTCCACATCCAACTTCGCCACTTAACAGGCATAAACGAGCGATCCACTCTTTCCACAGGTTAATTTCCAACTTGAGCCAGACAATAAGTGCATCAATCAGCAAACACAGCATGCTCTCCATCCAATATATGCAGCAGAAATCACATTCAAACTGCGTCCAAAATCCAAGCAAGATGAAACGTACAGTATGAACAAGTTACACATACCGTAGTTGCTGTGCGCTGCGGCCCATCCATAGATTCATTCATAAAATTTACTCACAGTCCGCTTCCACAGGGGCTGAGTGGTCCATCGTTTATAGTGCACAGGTAAAGCGAAGTTGACAGTTGGCTACACGTGTGAGATCCTTAGCCTCTTCTGTTGACAATGTTGTCGCGGCCATCCCATGTCAAAAACTTTACCATTGGCCGCTGAATGAATGATGTAGGGTAATCTGTCTGACGCGCTGTGTCCAAAACAAAGGCATGAGGTCTGTTGCTGcgttttaaagatgttttattattattattttaccgGTGATCAAAAAACACTGTGACGACCTAAATCCTCTGTTGAGATGGTATTTTTGGACACAAAGAGTGTAGATGTAGCGGTCAACAGAAGTTACGGCACCCTACTCACCCACTCTGTTACAAAACAAAAGGTGAAAACCCAGCAGGTGCAGAAGATGATCTAAATTACTACTGCGCCACCCCCAGTGACGCatagacacacccacacacacacacacccacacacacaccctcactaCTACCGGTGACCAAGTGACAGGCATGCTGACCAAGTTCATCCCCTGCGCCTACAAGCTCGACCAAGTCCGCTGGAAACTATAATGCCAAATGATAGTTGAGATTATAAAACTGATAAAGTGAACTTCAGAAATACAAACTAGTGGGATTCTTAATATCACCTTCATTTTCCATCCTCTAAAGTATCCAAGCGGAGCATAAGCCTCCAGTGAAGAGATGGAGGCCTGGGAAGCTCTTTTATACGTTGCCACCTTGTCCATCTTTCCAATATTTATCAGGTACTCCAGTTTCCTGAAAAGAATTTGtacatttaagaagaaaaaaaaagtaactcaaaaactgtaaaaaaaaaaccaaaaaaaaactttttaatttaTCTGAATTCATTCACTTTTTAGGGGACCAGAGGAAGGGATGGTTCAAGCAGTCTTGCACTCCAGGTCTGTTGTTTGGATTCATGTCAATCATCCACTCAATAAGGTCCTTAGCCAGCTCGTCCAAATTGTACTTATTTTCATGAATACTGATATGAAATTGATGTTGTCCTCTGGAGAGGACATAATCAATCAGTATCCCGGCAGCCTTAAGAGGGAGCAGAACAGTTTTATTATTAGATGATTTTTTCATGTAATCACTGATAAAAATCTGTAAAGCAGAAAAACTAACCTTTATATCAGTGCTCCAGTTGAGCGGTCTGTTGTCTTCTCCGGTCAAAGTCTCGTTGGCCATCCAGTTTTTTGGTTCTGCGCGGCCTGTGTACAAGGTTGTTTCTTCATCAGGTGACCAGCGACATAAGCCAAAGCCAGCCAGTCGCACCCTTCCGGTAACATCTGCAAGATAATGAAGAGCACAACCAGTGGGGAAAAAGACAGttaacaaaattaattaaaatgttgttataCACTTTCAGAATTTCAACGTTTATTTATTAACTTGTCTTACCAATCCAAAAATTCTGTGGCTTGAGATCCCAGTGGAAAATTCCCTGATCATGAAGTACTTTCAGAGATTTGAGGATGGAGCACACAATTTGATATAGCTGATACTCTGGACAAACCCTGATGTATTCATCCAGTGTGTGTTCAAACAGTTGAACACAAAGATAACCAAACTGGTCATCCTCTACAAATTCAATGTATCGTGTAATACATGGATAATCTAACCCTGGAAGTCTCAGAATGTCTGCCTCGTTCTTAAGACACTGATAGTTATTCAATTTAGAAATTCTCTTTATAGCCACTTCCGTGCCATCAGTTCTCAGCCCTAGGAAGATTTCAGAGCCATCTATTCCCTTAGCGATGCAGAATTCTGCATCATCAATATAATTAATACCTTCGATCGTTTTTGTAGCTTTACCAGCCCTAAAAATCTTTTCTAATTTTCCCCCCCACCTGTTACTGATTTTAACCCATCTGCGGTTGATGGTGTATGAGTTCTGCTCGTTTGCCATCTTGTTGTCAGAATCTgtggaaagacaaaaacatatttgatgCCATACAAAATATGTCAATGATTAGCAACAAACATTGATTTTGATGCATTCTTTTTTGTTCAGTGTCagatttaaaactaaaactaaaaactaaaaggTCCCTGTGTGTTCCTTAGGGACAAAAATGTCCCAATTGAAACATAGGGTTGTGGGTAGTGGGGTGGGTGGCTGGGCTGTCATTGGGCGAGAGGCAGGGTACACATATCTAGAGACAAACAACCAtttacactcacattcacacctgcgggcaatttagagtctccaattaacctaacctgcatgtttttggtctgtgggagggaGCCAGAGAGAACCTACACAGGCAcaaggagaacatgcaaactccacacagaagggcACCAGCCACCTGGTGGATTCAAACCCAGAACCCTCTTACTGTGATGCGACTGTGCTAACCACTGCACCACTGTGCCCACTAGTATAACCAGTTCTATCAAAGTACTGAATCATGGCAAAATCACATCTGAGGCAATGTTTCTGCATTCAATActaataaatgtaataacaaTTACACCAAATTCCTTTGCATTAAGTAGTGTCCCAATGTAGAGATTAGGGAGAACCTCTCCCCCAACCTGAGTGTCACGTAATAACTGACTGGTAAAATGTGCAGTCACGAACGTCGTACATGTTGTActtctttttcattcaaaatGCTTAGCAAGTATAGCGTTAGTTTGTTTCCAGTGACTCTTGGACATAAGAAAGCCAATTTAAATGTCAACTAAAGCTGATAAAATCAAATCTTAATCAGGTTAAATTCAACACAGACAAAACTAGCATGCTAAACTGAAAGCTAACTCCCTGAAAGTTACGGCAAGTGGATTACATCAAAAAATAGGACCTGAACAAATGCTATTGTCTGTATTAAAACTTGGAACGTAAAGTTAAATTACCTGCTTAACTTAATAGTAGAAGTATTTTCTTTGGCACAGCGTTGAATACACTTTAATAACCAAACAGGTAGAAAACACACCGTACCAGTATGGCGCCGCTGTAACAAGAAGGTTCTACTTCCGCGTTTATGGTTAACAAAAATATTCACGTGTTTCACGTGACATGTTTGGACCTATCACTGTTGTCGTTGccagaaatataaatataaataaacttggaGTGCTTTGGTACCCTAGTAGTTACTGGTTTTACGACATTCTATTAAATCACACAGAATGTCAGCACAGATAATGAAGCATAACAGGATATGAGGCCCAAGTGGTAGGCTACATTGATGAGCAACAACACCTATTTAATTCTAAATTCCACCGAATGAAAGTAAAACTAAATGAATGCTGAAGTAAGCAGTAAGTGAGCAGAAAGTATATTCCTATACACCTCAGAATTCATCGGGCTGCTTCTGTCCTCTCACATCCTCAATAAACACTAATGACCTATTGCCATTAGAAGCCATGCATGCCTTAAAACATCACACTGTCTCCACCTTGTGTTACAGATAATATGGTATGCTTTAGGTTTTACAAGCCTTGCCCACACTTTTTTCTTCCCATCATTCTGGTACAGGTTGATGATCAGAGTTCCATCTGTTCAAAGACTGCTCTTCCTGAACTATAGTGATTTTTAGATGTCTTTTTTCTCAAGTTCTAATCCAGCCTTTCTATTCTTGAGGCTTATGAATAGTTTGCAGCTTGAGGTGAACCCTCTGTATTTGCTCTTGTGAGgtcttctctttctgtccaaATATATTAACTTAGTAGAGGTCAATATAGAAGCCTCCCTTCTTTTCAGAATTTTTGGGATATAagtgaagaaataaaaacacacaattatgAAATTTGGGATAATAGCTTGATATAGCCAGAGGTTGTCATTATTTAGATCATCAGACGAAGTCAGTCATGTTTTTTACCTGCATTTAAATGAGTTCAAAATTGTATTCTTAAAGTTAAATCTGCATAGAAAACACCTGATGTCTCCTTTTGAGGTGCAACTGTCTGGTTGAGGGAGACCTAAATTAAGTGGGGCACCCATGATTAAAAGTTGATGTGTATAAAGTTAAGCATGTGAGAAAACACAATTTAAGAATGAGTCAGCATTTCtagttaaacacatttattatcatGACATGATAACAGCCAATGTATccaactttaaaacaaccacagtgggCAAAAGTTCTgtacagaagaataaataaatggcatcataaataaaagacagaccAGCTCACATGAGGTACAAAATtagatataaaatacaaaaataaattaaagaataattaccgttttttacaacatGGACCtcatttctagcataaaatatgatcatttactcacccagacaactttggtgtcatttggagtcgttcggacgaaataCTCAAATTAGCTACAGTGGAGCGCTGCGTATATCCATATAATGTGAGTACACGGGGCatcgaagcgcagcctctatatgaCATTATCTGCCActaaactagttcatttcaccaatatttagttatgatacgttagtgctattcccctctgagcccgtggtggcatgttatcaacttctggggtctgtaggttgacc
This genomic interval from Scomber japonicus isolate fScoJap1 chromosome 17, fScoJap1.pri, whole genome shotgun sequence contains the following:
- the LOC128376873 gene encoding serine/threonine-protein kinase/endoribonuclease IRE1-like, with translation MANEQNSYTINRRWVKISNRWGGKLEKIFRAGKATKTIEGINYIDDAEFCIAKGIDGSEIFLGLRTDGTEVAIKRISKLNNYQCLKNEADILRLPGLDYPCITRYIEFVEDDQFGYLCVQLFEHTLDEYIRVCPEYQLYQIVCSILKSLKVLHDQGIFHWDLKPQNFWIDVTGRVRLAGFGLCRWSPDEETTLYTGRAEPKNWMANETLTGEDNRPLNWSTDIKAAGILIDYVLSRGQHQFHISIHENKYNLDELAKDLIEWMIDMNPNNRPGVQDCLNHPFLWSPKK